CGGATGAACCAAAACATAATCTCCCAGATCCTGTCGGACCGCAGCCAACGCCTCTTCAAGGATCTTCTCAAGGCGCTCGGGCTCGTGCTCGACCTCGCCCTGGGAAACAAGCAGCAGCACTCGCTGCGGGTCGCCATCACGTCGGTCCAGACCGGCGCGATCCTCGGGCTGCAGGCCGAGGAGCTGCGCGACCTGTTCTATGCCGGATTGCTGCACGACCTGGGCGAGATCTGCCTCCAGGATGAAGAGCGGCAGGAAATGCTCGCCGACGCGCATCCCGTCTCGGAGCAGCTGCGCCGGCATCCCGGCGTGGGAGCGCTGATCTGCGCCTGGATCCCATCGCTCGAGGGCACGGCGCAGCTCATCCGGCAGCACAAGGAACGCTTCGACGGCAGCGGTTACCCCGAGGGCCTGCGCGGCAACCAGATATCGCTGGCGAGCCAGGTGCTCGCACTAGTCAACGAACTCGACGACTTCGTCTTCCTCACCTCGCCCCGCCTCGATCTCGACCCCCGCTCGCGCCTGCGCGAGGTGGCCTGGCGGTGGCGCGGCCGCAAGGTGTCCGAGGAAGTCGCCGACGCCTACCTGGAAGTCCAGTCGCAGGGCGCCTGGTCCACGACCGCCTTCGCCGAGACGCACTGGCGCTCCCTCAAGCTCGATATCGTCGACCTGGCGCAACTCATCGAACTCAAGGAGGAGACCTTCGTCGAGTCGATCCTCCGCGTGCTGGCCAGCGTGATCGACGCCAAGCACGCCTACACCCACGGCCACAGCTGGCGCGTGGCGGCCTACGGCCGGCTGATAGCCCGCCACGGCGGCGCCACCGAGGTGGACCAGACCAAGGTCTACCACGCCGGCCTGCTCCACGACGCCGGCAAGGTTGCGGTCCCCGCGTCCATCCTCGACAAGCCGGGCGCCC
This genomic stretch from Candidatus Tanganyikabacteria bacterium harbors:
- a CDS encoding HD domain-containing protein, translating into MNQNIISQILSDRSQRLFKDLLKALGLVLDLALGNKQQHSLRVAITSVQTGAILGLQAEELRDLFYAGLLHDLGEICLQDEERQEMLADAHPVSEQLRRHPGVGALICAWIPSLEGTAQLIRQHKERFDGSGYPEGLRGNQISLASQVLALVNELDDFVFLTSPRLDLDPRSRLREVAWRWRGRKVSEEVADAYLEVQSQGAWSTTAFAETHWRSLKLDIVDLAQLIELKEETFVESILRVLASVIDAKHAYTHGHSWRVAAYGRLIARHGGATEVDQTKVYHAGLLHDAGKVAVPASILDKPGALTDDEWALIREHPRKTQLIVQTIKGMEEIADIAGSHHERIDGRGYFMGLAGETIPWGARVLAVADTYDAMCSDRAYRKALPHEVAAEELERFSGKMYDPQVVEVFKKVPKGELEDIRHAELEDIQAF